The DNA segment AACATAAGTATGAATTTCCAGTTTTTCATCGTAAAAAGCAGGCCGCAAATACTTAATTTTATACTCCGAAACAGGCAGCCAAATTCCTTGATTCTCAATCTCATTATAAGACATTCCTATACTGCGGAAAAGTTCTACGCGGCCAATTTCGAGGTACTCTGCATAATTACCATAATAAACGTATTTCATGGGATCTGTTTCTCCGTAACGTACTCGTA comes from the Chryseobacterium nepalense genome and includes:
- a CDS encoding acyl-CoA thioesterase, with product MIHTKHSLRVRYGETDPMKYVYYGNYAEYLEIGRVELFRSIGMSYNEIENQGIWLPVSEYKIKYLRPAFYDEKLEIHTYVKKIPGVRIEFEYEIFNEENIKITEASTTLFFLDAKTNKVVKCPNYLMALIKENWKE